Proteins co-encoded in one Erinaceus europaeus chromosome 2, mEriEur2.1, whole genome shotgun sequence genomic window:
- the LOC103127617 gene encoding disintegrin and metalloproteinase domain-containing protein 25-like: MAHVRYMLLPIWLKIFLFLCGWCQVRHSQHHGPTEVVTPLKITNARRGMRPPSWTSYRLQFGGQRHIVHMKVNKHLLARHMPVFTYTDQGVLLEDQPFVQSDCFYYGYVEGDPESLIALSSCFGGFRGILKTDGTVYEIEPKSFSTTFEHLVHRMDSETSPSMRCGLTDEEIARQLKFLERNSPPLMQSEYLNWWTHKRYLELAVVVDNNRYLHHKSNTTMVQNEVCLVVNIIADVLKSLDIDVVVMGVEIWTKTNPIAVDIIDILLPAFCLWKKSSFNNRLSHDIAHIFVKKDFSGTTGLAYIGSVCEHDYNCGVISFTFGSLYDFANTGSHEIGHNLGMIHDEDECVCGEHFCIMYAARVNAFKFSNCSYNMYMNTVVKKSCLTVSPRVESIFKHRRCGNRITEEDEECDCGSLQLCEKDPCCQSNCTLTPGSVCASGLCCKDCKLLPSGTECRKQENECDLPEWCNGTSFHCPDDMYVQDGTPCVDGGYCYEKRCNDRDEQCRKIFGKDTKSANDRCYREVNTQGDRFGHCGYKDSQYIPCNMQDILCGRVQCENVTKIPLLSSHTTVHWTYINGTTCWGTDYHFGMTIPDIGEVKDGTQCGVEKVCIKRKCVSISLMKSPCSPKSCNMKGVCNNRHHCHCNAGWSPPNCLLPGNGGSIDISSPYEKMFKEDTKNWLLIWLIFLSSILLSVFILFGMRMNKASKK, encoded by the coding sequence ATGGCACATGTGAGATACATGCTTCTACCAATCTGGCTGAAGATCTTTCTATTCCTATGTGGATGGTGCCAGGTGAGGCACTCTCAACACCATGGTCCCACAGAAGTGGTGACTCCTTTGAAGATAACAAATGCTAGGAGAGGCATGAGGCCTCCAAGCTGGACTTCCTATAGGCTACAATTTGGAGGCCAGAGACACATTGTCCACATGAAGGTCAACAAGCATTTGCTGGCTAGACACATGCCAGTGTTCACCTATACAGACCAGGGTGTTCTCCTTGAAGACCAGCCCTTTGTCCAGAGTGACTGTTTCTACTATGGATATGTGGAGGGGGACCCAGAATCCCTAATTGCTCTCAGTAGCTGCTTTGGGGGTTTTAGAGGAATATTAAAGACAGATGGCACTGTTTATGAAATTGAGCCCAAAAGTTTTTCTACCACTTTTGAACATCTGGTACATAGGATGGATAGTGAGACTTCACCATCCATGAGATGTGGATTGACAGATGAAGAAATAGCAAGACAACTAAAATTTCTAGAAAGAAATAGTCCCCCTTTGATGCAAAGTGAATACTTGAACTGGTGGACCCACAAGAGGTATCTTGAGCTGGCAGTGGTAGTAGACAACAATCGATATCTTCATCATAAAAGTAATACCACAATGGTGCAAAATGAAGTCTGCCTGGTTGTCAATATCATAGCTGATGTTTTAAAATCACTGGATATTGATGTGGTTGTAATGGGAGTTGAAATATGGACTAAAACAAACCCCATTGCTGTAGATATTATTGACATTCTCTTACCTGCATTTTGCCTTTGGAAGAAATCGAGCTTTAATAATCGCTTGTCCCATGATATTGCACATATTTTTGTCAAAAAGGACTTTAGTGGCACAACTGGCTTAGCATATATAGGATCAGTATGTGAGCATGACTATAATTGTGGAGTTATCAGTTTCACATTTGGCAGTTTGTACGATTTTGCAAATACCGGGTCACATGAGATTGGTCACAATTTGGGCATGATACATGATGAGgatgaatgtgtgtgtggggaacaTTTCTGCATAATGTATGCAGCACGAGTGAATGCATTTAAATTCAGCAACTGCAGTTACAATATGTATATGAACACTGTTGTAAAAAAGAGCTGTTTAACAGTTTCACCAAGGGTAGAGAGCATCTTCAAACACAGACGCTGTGGTAATAGGATAACTGAAGAAGATGAGGAGTGTGACTGTGGTTCCCTACAACTATGTGAAAAAGATCCTTGTTGTCAGTCAAACTGCACTCTGACACCTGGCTCTGTTTGTGCTTCTGGGCTTTGCTGCAAAGACTGCAAGTTGCTACCATCAGGCACAGAGTGCAGAAAACAGGAAAATGAATGTGATCTCCCAGAGTGGTGCAATGGGACATCTTTTCATTGTCCAGATGACATGTATGTGCAAGATGGGACACCATGTGTAGATGGTGGTTACTGTTATGAAAAGAGATGCAATGATCGTGATGAACAGTGTAGAAAAATTTTTGGTAAAGATACCAAGAGTGCAAATGATAGATGCTATAGGGAAGTAAATACCCAAGGGGATCGGTTTGGTCACTGTGGTTACAAAGACTCTCAGTATATACCATGTAATATGCAGGATATCCTGTGTGGAAGAGTCCAATGTGAAAATGTGACAAAAATTCCTCTTTTGAGTAGCCACACTACTGTGCATTGGACCTATATCAATGGCACCACTTGCTGGGGCACTGACTACCATTTTGGCATGACTATTCCTGATATTGGTGAAGTTAAAGATGGTACACAGTGTGGTGTGGAGAAAGTCTGCATCAAAAGAAAATGTGTCTCTATTTCCCTTATGAAAAGTCCTTGTTCACCTAAGTCTTGCAACATGAAAGGTGTCTGCAACAACAGACATCACTGTCATTGCAATGCTGGCTGGAGTCCACCAAATTGCCTCCTACCAGGCAATGGAGGTAGTATTGATATCAGCTCAccttatgaaaaaatgttcaaagaagATACAAAAAACTGGCTACTCATTTGGCTGATTTTTTTATCTTCAATTTTGCtaagtgtttttattttgtttggtatGAGAATGAACAAAGCTTCCAAGAAATAA
- the LOC103127618 gene encoding disintegrin and metalloproteinase domain-containing protein 25-like produces the protein MAPYASFKMAVAENLVYVKCPPIVLWLSVFLFYWGWQCQLVYSQPQDSPEVATFSMISGTGKGMRPPDWTSYSLHFGGQTHIIHMKVNKNLLARHMPVFTYTDQGALLEDQPLVQSDCFYHGYVEGDPESLVALSSCFGGFRGMLQIHDIAYEIKPRNHPDTFEHLVYRMDTEDTSPPLRCGLTDEEIERQLKSLESDNSTLMQSGYEGWWTHRRYLELAVVVDHNRYLHSDSNASNVYTDVCIVINEVGLFLKSLDVEVILTGIEIWTGQNPVPIQGIDDLVKQFCQWKQNNLPFRLPHDVTHLFVNQTFNSSLGIAFTGSVCKADYNCGVDSFINDNLQEFAFTVSHELGHNLGMAHDDGLCTCGHRSCIMFPNKGSSTRFSNCSYAMFWDFVLQATCLCIPPHKENIFKHARCGNSLIEEGEECDCGSIKLCEKDPCCQSNCTLTPGSDCAFGLCCIDCKIVLSGVKCRVPENECDLPEWCNGTSFYCPEDVYVQDGTPCANGYCYEKRCNSRDKQCRRIFGSGAKNADNKCYMEMNIQGDRFGHCGLGRYHYTKCQYQDTMCGRVQCDNVTKVPYLEDHSTVHWTQFNGISCWGTDYHFGMTLPDIGEVKDGTECGKEHICIEKKCVPMSSLNNTCSSVSCNMNGVCNNRHHCHCEFGWDPPNCQLPGNGGSIDSGPPLFSPITDPEKDKQNFKMPLLYIILGFSFIFLFIILLLIFMKTYVKRS, from the coding sequence ATGGCTCCATATGCTAGCTTCAAAATGGCTGTGGCTGAAAACTTGGTGTATGTGAAATGCCCACCCATAGTGCTCTGGCTGAGTGTCTTTCTGTTCTATTGGGGATGGCAGTGCCAACTTGTATACTCTCAACCTCAAGATTCCCCAGAAGTGGCGACTTTCTCGATGATATCAGGTACTGGGAAGGGCATGAGGCCCCCAGACTGGACCTCTTACAGTTTGCATTTTGGAGGCCAGACACACATCATCCACATGAAAGTCAACAAGAACTTACTAGCTAGACACATGCCAGTGTTCACCTACACAGACCAGGGTGCTCTCCTTGAGGACCAGCCCTTAGTCCAGAGTGACTGTTTCTACCATGGATATGTGGAGGGAGACCCAGAGTCCCTCGTGGCCCTGAGTAGCTGTTTTGGTGGTTTTAGAGGAATGCTCCAGATACATGACATTGCTTATGAAATCAAACCTCGAAATCATCCTGATACATTTGAACACCTGGTATATAGGATGGACACTGAGGatacatcccctcccttgagatgTGGCTTGACAgatgaagaaatagaaagacaactAAAGTCTCTGGAGAGTGACAATTCCACTTTGATGCAGAGTGGGTATGAAGGCTGGTGGACCCACAGGCGGTATTTAGAGCTGGCAGTGGTGGTGGATCACAACCGGTATCTTCATAGTGACAGCAATGCTTCAAATGTGTACACTGATGTATGCATTGTTATAAATGAAGTAGGTCTTTTTCTAAAATCACTGGATGTGGAGGTTATTTTAACTGGAATTGAGATTTGGACTGGCCAAAACCCTGTCCCAATACAAGGCATAGATGATCTTGTGAAACAATTTTGCCAGTGGAAGCAAAATAACCTGCCTTTCCGCTTGCCCCATGATGTTACACACCTTTTTGTAAACCAAACCTTTAATAGTTCTCTTGGTATAGCCTTCACAGGATCAGTATGTAAAGCTGACTATAACTGTGGAGTCGATAGTTTCATTAATGACAACTTGCAGGAATTTGCTTTTACTGTGTCACATGAGCTAGGCCACAATTTGGGCATGGCTCATGATGATGGGTTGTGCACCTGTGGCCACAGAAGTTGTATAATGTTTCCGAATAAGGGGTCATCAACTAGATTTAGCAACTGCAGTTATGCcatgttttgggattttgttttgCAAGCAACCTGTCTTTGCATCCCACcacacaaagaaaatatttttaagcatGCACGCTGTGGGAACAGTTTGAttgaagaaggagaagagtgTGACTGTGGCTCCATCAAGTTGTGTGAAAAAGATCCATGTTGCCAGTCAAACTGCACTCTGACCCCTGGGTCTGACTGTGCTTTTGGGCTCTGTTGCATTGATTGCAAGATTGTGCTATCAGGAGTAAAGTGCAGAGTCCCTGAAAATGAATGTGATCTCCCAGAATGGTGTAATGGGACATCCTTTTATTGTCCAGAAGATGTGTATGTGCAGGATGGGACTCCATGTGCAAATGGTTACTGCTATGAGAAGAGATGCAATAGTCGTGATAAACAGTGCAGGAGAATTTTTGGCAGTGGGGCCAAGAATGCAGATAACAAATGCTACATGGAAATGAACATCCAAGGTGACCGTTTTGGTCACTGTGGCTTAGGGAGATATCATTATACAAAATGCCAGTACCAAGATACCATGTGTGGAAGAGTTCAGTGTGATAATGTAACAAAAGTTCCATATCTGGAAGATCATAGTACTGTGCATTGGACTCAGTTCAATGGTATCTCCTGCTGGGGCACTGACTACCATTTTGGAATGACTCTTCCTGATATTGGTGAAGTGAAAGATGGTACAGAGTGTGGGAAAGAGCATATCTGCATTGAAAAGAAGTGTGTCCCTATGTCAAGTTTAAACAATACTTGTTCATCTGTGTCCTGTAACATGAATGGAGTTTGCAACAACAGACATCACTGTCATTGCGAATTTGGATGGGACCCACCCAACTGCCAGCTACCAGGTAATGGAGGCAGTATTGACAGTGGTCCACCCTTGTTTTCTCCAATAACAGATCctgaaaaagataaacaaaattttaaaatgccTCTGCTTTACATCATACTtggcttttcatttatttttctttttattatattactTTTAATTTTCATGAAGACTTATGTGAAAAGATCATAG